The Deltaproteobacteria bacterium genome segment CAGCCCTGGACCGCGGCCAGGACCGGCTTCTTCGCGTACCAGAGCTTCAGGTAGGTGTCGACGAAGCGGCCCATCATGCGCAGGTCGGCGACCGAGTCCCAGACGCGCCGCCCGGACGCTGCCGCCCGCTCCGCCTGCGTGTAGGTGGTCTGCGAGGCCTCCGCCGCGGTGGACCAGTCGAGGCCGTAGCCCGCGCAGAAGGCCGGGCCCTCCGCGCGCAGGAGGACGACCCGCACGTCGCGGTCGTCGTCGGCCGCGTCGATCGCAGCGGCCAGCTCGTCGCGCAGCGCCGGGGTGATCGTGTTGTACTCGGCGGCGCGGCACAGCACGAGGTGGCGGACGCCGTTGCGGGTCTCCGCACGCAGGGTCGTCAAGAGGTCCCCTCCTGGGCCAGCCGCGGCGGCTGCGCCACGTCGAGCTTGTCCGCCACCACGCGCGCCAGGTGCTCGAGCAGCGCCGTGCGCCACGGACCGGTGTCAGCCGAGCCGGCGCGGATCCGCCGCACCAGCTCTTCGTTGCGGGCCGCGATCGCCTCGCGCAGCCCGGCGCGGGCGGCGGGCGGCTCGGCGTCGTCGCCGAGCAGCGCCGCGAGGCCGTCCCACTCGCGCGCCAGGTGGAGGTCCTCGGTCGCGAGCTCGCGGGCGACGATACGCACGACGTTCGCCGCCACCCGGGCGTGGAAGCGCGCCGGGCCGTCGAGGCCGGGCACCGCCGTCTCCTCGAGGAAGCGCTCGACGGCGGCGAGGAGCTCGCTGGCGCTCGGGCGGTCGTTCACGCCGCACCTCGCAGGAAGCGCAGCAGCTCGTCCTCGGCCTCGACCGTGCGCCGCCCGAGGGACGCCAGCTCGACCGAGCGCACGCGCCCGTCCAGGTACACGCGCGACTGCATCACGAAGACCAGCGCGAGCTTGAAGCTGCCGAAGGCCTCCCAGAAGCGCAGCGCCTCGAAGTCGACCCGGGTCCCGCTCGCGCGCTCGTAGGCCGCCACCACCTGCTCGCGCGTGCCGACGCCGCCGGCCGGCAGCGGCGCGCCGAAGCGCCAGGCGCGCGTGCACAGCCAGCCCAGGTCCTCGAGCGGGTCGCCCACGTGCACGAGCTCCCAGTCGAGGATCGCGCGCAGGCCGGCTTCGCCGACGACGACGTTGCCGACCCGGTAGTCGCCGTGCACGAGCGTCACGCGGGGTGGCGAGCCGGGCGCACCGGCGCTCGGCGGGTCGGGCGCGCGCTCGAGGAGCCAGCGCTCGGCGAGGTCGAGCACCGGGTGCGGCTCGACCACGAGCTCGCGCAGGCCGAGGGCGACGCGCTCCACCTCGACGCGCGCCGGCGAGCGGCCGGCCGGCGGGCGCGCGAGGCCGGCGAGGTCGGGCTGCTCGAGGTCGAGCGCGTGGAT includes the following:
- a CDS encoding DUF6285 domain-containing protein, producing MNDRPSASELLAAVERFLEETAVPGLDGPARFHARVAANVVRIVARELATEDLHLAREWDGLAALLGDDAEPPAARAGLREAIAARNEELVRRIRAGSADTGPWRTALLEHLARVVADKLDVAQPPRLAQEGTS
- a CDS encoding phosphotransferase family protein is translated as MTPDEMRERLASFVAGEERLPASAVRAEGLRRLAGGASREIWSVDLAIERAPGRVETLALILRKDPPGRVGDGGDRGTEFRVLRAAARGGVAVPRVYWACDDASVLGSPFFLMERVEGETLPRRLLREERYAAARQALPGELGTQLARIHALDLEQPDLAGLARPPAGRSPARVEVERVALGLRELVVEPHPVLDLAERWLLERAPDPPSAGAPGSPPRVTLVHGDYRVGNVVVGEAGLRAILDWELVHVGDPLEDLGWLCTRAWRFGAPLPAGGVGTREQVVAAYERASGTRVDFEALRFWEAFGSFKLALVFVMQSRVYLDGRVRSVELASLGRRTVEAEDELLRFLRGAA